One Candida dubliniensis CD36 chromosome 1, complete sequence genomic region harbors:
- a CDS encoding eukaryotic translation initiation factor 5B, putative, translating to MAKKGKKGAQAGGDFWDDEEMAQDQPQAEEFGTSAEPESQEASAEDVSGDLLSSIRKTKQKKAEKQENEKANANNGDAPKLLSKKEKEKLKKEAEKQKKKELAQKKKAQQATKKEQIKEANKQNATGAATASSASATPEPEENKSSAASEQSEAPKAKPAKKGKKAPAGLAALKKQLELKKQLEEEQRRLEEEEEQRRLEEERLAAEEEAKKEAARAAKKERERLKKEQLKAEGKLLTKKQKEEKKLQERRRQQLLQAGNVSVAGLNKTEEDGAPKPKKVVYTKKKSTKPKTFIQKPVQSKAPVKKEDDEDEALVDDWEKMALDDDVPVADDWEATLADEENEGKDNEDAEEEEDEDEDSVTKEEQEKNAKEEAARRAKEESERKAKEEAAQEEVKSKQLAAQKKAAPPSEKDLRSPICCILGHVDTGKTKLLDKIRQTNVQGGEAGGITQQIGATYFPVDAIKQKTAVMAKYEKQTFDVPGLLIIDTPGHESFTNLRSRGSSLCNIAILVIDIMHGLEQQTLESIRLLRDRKAPFVVALNKIDRLYDWKEIPNNSFRDSFAKQTKSVQAEFENRYEQIKLALAEQGLNSELYFQNKNMSKYVSIVPTSAVTGEGVPDLLWLLLELTQKRMSKQLMYLSKVEATILEVKVVEGFGYTIDVVLSNGILREGDRVVLCGLNGPIATNIRALLTPPPSRELRIKSEYVHHKEVKAALGVKIAANDLEKAVAGSRLLVVGEDDDEDDLMDEVMDDLTGLLDSVDTSGKGVVVQASTLGSLEALLDFLKDMKIPVMSIGLGPVYKRDVMKASTMLERAPELAVMLCFDVKVDKEAEQYADEQNIKIFNADIIYHLFDSFTAYQAKLLEARRKEFMEYAVFPCVLKTIQIINKRNPMIIGVDVVEGAVRIGTPICAVRTDPTTKQPNIMVLGKVVSLEVNHKPLESVKKGQTAAGVAMRLENPSSAQPTWGRHVDETDNLYSLISRKSIDTLKDPAFRESVSRDDWLLIKKLKPVFDIK from the coding sequence ATGGCaaagaaaggaaagaaaggaGCTCAGGCTGGAGGAGATTTTTGGGATGATGAGGAAATGGCTCAAGATCAACCGCAGGCTGAAGAATTTGGTACATCTGCAGAACCAGAATCTCAAGAAGCATCCGCAGAGGACGTCAGTGGCGATTTGCTAAGTTCTATTCGTAAGACTAAACAGAAGAAAGCtgaaaaacaagaaaatgaaaaagcAAATGCCAACAACGGAGATGCTCCAAAATTGTTATcgaagaaagaaaaggaaaagttGAAGAAGGAAGCTGAAAagcaaaagaagaaagagttggctcaaaaaaagaaagccCAACAAGCAACAAAGAAGGAACAAATCAAAGAGGCTAATAAGCAAAATGCTACTGGTGCTGCAACTGCATCTTCAGCATCAGCTACCCCTGAACCAGAGGAGAATAAGTCTCTGGCAGCATCTGAACAAAGCGAAGCACCTAAGGCAAAACCTGCAAAGAAAGGTAAAAAGGCACCTGCTGGGCTTGCTGctttgaaaaaacaattggaattgaagaaacaattggaagaagaaCAGCGTAGgttagaagaagaagaggaacAGCGCAGATTGGAAGAAGAGAGACTTGCagctgaagaagaagctaAAAAGGAAGCTGCCCGCGCTGCTAAGAAGGAGCGTGAAAGATTGAAGAAAGAGCAATTGAAAGCTGAAGGTAAATTATTGACCAAGAAGCAAAAAgaggaaaagaaattgcaAGAGCGTCGTCGtcaacaattattacaGGCTGGAAACGTTTCAGTTGCTGGGTTGAACAAGACAGAGGAAGATGGGGCACCAAAACCGAAAAAAGTTGTCTacacaaagaaaaaatccACAAAGCCAAAGACTTTTATCCAAAAGCCAGTTCAATCTAAAGCTCCTGTGAAGAAAGAAGATGACGAAGATGAAGCCTTGGTAGACGATTGGGAAAAGATGGCATTGGATGACGATGTTCCGGTTGCCGATGATTGGGAAGCTACACTTGCCGACGAAGAGAATGAAGGTAAAGACAATGAAGATGctgaagaagaggaagatgaagatgaagacaGTGTTACTAaggaagaacaagaaaagaatgCCAAAGAAGAGGCTGCTAGAAGGGCCAAAGAAGAATCTGAAAGAAAAGCCAAGGAAGAAGCAGCACAAGAAGAAGTAAAATCCAAACAATTGGCTGCTCAAAAGAAGGCCGCTCCTCCATCTGAAAAGGATTTGCGTTCTCCAATTTGCTGTATTTTGGGGCATGTCGATACTGGTAAAACCAAATTATTGGACAAGATCCGTCAAACCAACGTTCAAGGAGGTGAGGCTGGTGGTATTACCCAACAAATTGGTGCTACATATTTCCCAGTTGATGCTATTAAACAAAAGACTGCTGTCATGGCCAAATACGAAAAGCAAACATTTGATGTTCCCggtttgttgattattgatACTCCTGGGCACGAGTCTTTCACCAACTTAAGATCTCGTGGTTCTTCATTATGTAATATTGCGATTTTggttattgatattatgCATGGTTTGGAACAACAAACATTAGAGTCTATACGATTGTTGAGAGATAGAAAAGCTCCATTCGTTGTTGCTTTGAACAAGATCGATCGTTTGTACGATTGGAAGGAAATCCCAAATAACTCTTTTAGGGATTCATTTGCTAAGCAAACTAAATCAGTTCAAGctgaatttgaaaacagatatgaacaaatcaaattagcTCTTGCAGAACAAGGTTTGAACTCAGAATTGTAtttccaaaacaaaaacatgTCTAAATACGTTTCCATTGTTCCTACATCTGCTGTTACTGGTGAAGGTGTTCCTGATTTGTTATGGTTGTTGCTTGAATTGACCCAAAAGAGAATGTCTAAACAATTAATGTATTTGTCTAAAGTAGAGGCCACTATTTTAGAAGTCAAGGTAGTTGAAGGTTTTGGATACACTATTGATGTTGTTTTGTCGAACGGTATTTTAAGAGAAGGTGACCGCGTGGTATTGTGTGGATTAAATGGTCCGATAGCGACTAATATCAGAGCCTTATTAACACCGCCTCCATCGCGTGAATTGCGTATCAAGTCTGAATATGTCCATCATAAGGAAGTCAAGGCAGCTTTGGGGGTTAAAATTGCTGCAAATGATTTGGAAAAGGCCGTTGCTGGTTCCCGTTTGCTTGTGGTGGgagaagatgatgatgaagatgactTGATGGACGAAGTTATGGATGATTTGACTGGATTGTTAGACTCTGTTGATACATCCGGTAAAGGTGTGGTTGTTCAAGCATCTACATTAGGTTCTTTGGAAGCTTTGTTAGATTTCTTGAAGGACATGAAGATTCCAGTTATGTCTATTGGGTTGGGTCCAGTCTATAAGAGAGATGTGATGAAAGCTTCAACAATGTTGGAAAGAGCACCAGAGTTGGCAGTTATGTTATGTTTTGATGTCAAAGTTGACAAAGAAGCAGAACAATATGCTGATGAGCAAAACATAAAGATTTTCAATGCTGACATCATTTATCATTTGTTTGATTCGTTCACTGCTTATCAAGCTAAGTTATTAGAAGCTCGTCGTAAAGAGTTTATGGAATACGCTGTTTTCCCATGTGTTTTGAAGActattcaaattatcaacaagaGAAACCCAATGATCATTGGTGTGGATGTTGTGGAAGGTGCTGTACGTATCGGTACTCCCATTTGTGCTGTTCGTACCGATCCAACCACCAAACAACCTAACATTATGGTATTGGGTAAGGTCGTTTCCTTGGAAGTCAACCACAAACCTTTGGAATCTGTCAAAAAAGGTCAAACCGCAGCTGGTGTTGCCATGAGATTGGAAAATCCATCTTCTGCTCAACCAACTTGGGGCCGTCACGTTGATGAAACCGATAACTTGTACTCATTGATCAGTCGTAAGTCTATTGATACATTGAAGGACCCAGCTTTCCGTGAAAGTGTTTCCAGAGATGACTGGTTGTTAattaagaaattgaaaccaGTGTTTGACATCAAATAG
- a CDS encoding ubiquitin-activating enzyme E1-like, putative (Similar to S. cerevisiae UBA2;~Similar to C. albicans UBA2) — MSKDIYLKKILGEECVSRIRNSKILMVGAGGIGCELLKDLVLIGYGEIHIVDLDTVTLSNLNRQFLFRQKDIDKSKSFTIANAVQSFNYLGVKLIPHHGNVMDTKQFPIEWWEQFNYIFNALDNLEARRYVNKMALFLRKPLMESGTTGYAGQIQPIYPYYSECFDCHPKETPKSFPVCTIRSTPSQPVHCITWAKEFLFRQLFDENDNSNSMNDTNQIRNETDDKEELENLNKEANELIELRSKILSSDSNSFINELLEKIFKVDIERLLNIETLWKTRKKPIPLDMTEYRDALQQLLEQESSSSILTADTKVWTILENIYSLYKSSKSIQKRLKSGNEPFITFDKDDEDTLIFVAAASNLRSFSFGISMKSKFDIKEIAGNIIPAIATTNAIIAGFSSLSGTQFFQHQKDLSSSDFSNIFKRASSVFISIRPNKYITGDKLSKPAENCASDSLTARGVVTISIDDLTVLTLDGFIDKLADSYGYIKKDISIQIGKSKLIYDIDFDDYLQTKLKDVPGVANGEIMLIQDDADELENLELYLNIKDDTVEFRLPALELRPKKVTSQINHHEESNGEYAKELEGGTILLDDDDDESFGDEIEILDDNDNEGEEEDKLVEPPVKKRKL, encoded by the coding sequence ATGTCGAAGGAtatttatttgaagaaaatacTTGGCGAAGAATGTGTTTCTCGTATTCGGAATTCAAAAATCCTTATGGTAGGAGCAGGAGGTATTGGATGCGAATTACTTAAAGATTTGGTGTTAATTGGTTATGGAGAGATTCACATTGTTGACTTGGATACAGTCACTTTATCTAATTTAAACCGTCAATTCTTATTTCGCCAAAAGGATATcgataaatcaaaatcattcaCCATTGCCAATGCTGTACAATCGTTTAATTATTTAGGAGTTAAGTTGATTCCTCATCATGGCAATGTCATGGATACCAAACAATTCCCCATTGAATGGTGGgaacaattcaattatattttcaatgCATTGGATAATTTAGAAGCAAGAAGATATGTAAACAAAATGGCATTATTTTTGAGAAAGCCATTAATGGAAAGTGGCACCACTGGGTACGCTGGTCAAATCCAACCCATTTATCCATATTACAGTGAATGTTTTGATTGTCATCCCAAAGAAACCCCAAAATCTTTCCCTGTATGTACCATTAGATCTACACCATCTCAACCTGTCCATTGTATTACCTGGGCTAAAGAATTTTTGTTCCGTCAACTctttgatgaaaatgataattcaaattcaatgaaTGATACCAATCAGATTCGAAATGAAACAGATgacaaagaagaattagagaatttaaataaagaaGCCAAcgaattgattgaattgcGTTCTAAAATTCTACTGTCAGATCTGAATTCCTTTATCAATGAATTGCTTGAAAAGATTTTCAaagttgatattgaaagattattaaatattgaaacTTTGTGGAAGACTAGAAAAAAGCCCATTCCATTAGATATGACTGAGTACAGAGACGCCTTACAACAGCTATTGGAACAAGAACTGAGTAGTTCAATATTGACTGCAGATACAAAAGTATGGACCATTTTAGAAAACATTTATTCATTGTACAAGTCCAGTAAGTCAATCCAAAAACGGTTAAAATCCGGTAATGAACCATTTATTACATTTGATAAGGATGATGAAGACACTTTAATATTTGTAGCTGCCGCTTCAAATTTAAGATCTTTTAGTTTTGGCATCTCCATGAAATCCAAATTCGATATCAAGGAGATTGCCGGGAATATTATTCCTGCCATTGCTACCACCAATGCCATAATAGCCGGTTTTTCGAGTTTGTCTGGCACACAATTTTTCCAACACCAAAAAGACCTTTCAAGTTCAGACTTTagtaatatttttaaaaggGCATCTTCTGTGTTTATTAGTATAAGACCAAATAAGTATATCACTGGTGATAAGTTATCGAAACCAGCAGAAAATTGTGCCAGTGATTCTCTAACAGCAAGAGGAGTGGTCACAATTTCCATAGACGATCTTACTGTTTTAACTCTCGATGGATTTATTGACAAACTTGCTGATAGCTACGGATACATCAAAAAAGACATATCTATTCAAATTGGGAAATCAAAGTTAATCtatgatattgattttgacGATTACCTCCAAACTAAATTAAAGGACGTTCCTGGAGTGGCTAACGGAGAAATCATGCTCATACAGGATGATGCTGACGAGTTAGAGAATTTGGAATTGTATTTAAATATAAAGGATGATACTGTTGAGTTTAGATTACCAGCATTAGAGTTGAGACCCAAAAAAGTGACTTCACAGATTAATCACCACGAAGAGAGTAATGGCGAGTATGCAAAAGAGTTAGAGGGAGGAACCATTTTGttggatgatgatgatgatgaactGTTTGGAGACGAAATCGAAATacttgatgataatgataatgagGGGGAGGAAGAGGACAAACTTGTAGAACCACCTgtaaagaaaagaaaactttaG
- a CDS encoding dolichol-phosphate mannose synthase, putative (Similar to C. albicans DPM1;~Similar to S. pombe DPM1) → MTQNKYSVILPTYNEKRNLPILIYLLNKTFTANKLDWEVIIVDDNSPDGTQEIAKKLIDIFGPEHIQLRPRAGKLGLGTAYVHGLQFVTGNFVIIMDADFSHHPEAIPEFIAKQKSQDYDIVTGTRYAGDGGVYGWDFKRKLISRGANFLASVVLRPHVSDLTGSFRLYKTEVLRKIIDVTQSKGYVFQMEMMVRAKAMGFTVGEVPISFVDRLYGESKLGGDEIVQYAKGVWTLFTNV, encoded by the coding sequence ATGACTCAAAACAAGTATTCAGTTATATTGCCAAcatataatgaaaaaagaaatttgcCAATTTTAATctatttattaaacaagaCATTCACTGCCAATAAATTGGATTGGGAAGTAATTATTGTTGACGATAATTCACCTGATGGTACTCAAGAAATTGccaaaaaattaattgatatatttgGACCAGAACATATTCAATTAAGACCAAGAGCTGGTAAATTAGGGTTAGGTACTGCCTATGTTCATGGATTACAATTTGTCACTGGTAATTTTGTCATAATCATGGATGCAGATTTCAGTCATCATCCAGAAGCCATACCTGAATTCATTGCCAAACAAAAATCCCAAGATTATGATATTGTCACCGGTACTAGATATGCTGGTGATGGTGGAGTTTATGGATGGGatttcaaaagaaaattgatttctaGAGGTGCCAACTTTTTGGCTAGTGTTGTATTGAGACCTCATGTTAGTGATTTAACAGGGTCATTCAGATTATATAAAACTGAAGTATTaagaaaaatcattgatGTCACTCAATCAAAAGGTTATGTTTTCCAAATGGAAATGATGGTTAGAGCAAAGGCAATGGGATTCACTGTTGGTGAAGTGCCAATTAGTTTTGTCGACAGATTATATGGAGAGTCAAAATTAGGTGgtgatgaaattgttcaatatgCCAAAGGTGTTTGGACTTTGTTTACAAATGTTTAA
- a CDS encoding RNA-binding protein, putative (Similar to C. albicans NRP1), translating into MSDIYIIIHISTTCDDSPTFVTKDSSELIEFAWETVDSVTLDTVYKGSNLVRPTNTPITPYCSKIHRISWDNVKNAGSFKDAITKFDQYVQEYIISQKKEFSIVMFDISKLRVQLVREARDKSVVLPSYLQHPRIFDLPREYSNWQSSHPETLSYPPTSLTNIITALEVDVENISEYVNLPNFSSTPSPSKPSATTTANVTAIDVLSSETEPNGKVIANLHAKIVKQLIKKSIPVENHPNVFTKPYDSAQDITAFTSEKSKVLYLSNLPNDTTQSELESWFTQYGGRPGGFWTFKTADDSNNSNNSNNGGKGYQNTRKYGISGFVAFNTHDEAVDCLALNGRVLNDRPIEVQASSSKVFDMAMDKLLLTSFPLSKNRPRPGDWTCLSCGFSNFQRRTHCFRCSFAAVAFQDVFNNNPSNTSNNNNGITNGIRRGVISQPGQTNDKIVAGNITNSSYGDLTKGPTGNITNHLNNSEVNLSNNVTGSNNTNHHNNNYHNNYHHHHHHHNNSNSNSNNNNHGSGNGNNNHGRSHYNNSVPFRAGDWKCENCMYHNFAKNLCCLKCGVSKPAINNQQNTTIHSVNSTAAAIAAATASGQPLNLNNNAFLSLQQQQQQQQQSQSQSQGQHHYNQHSRNNNASGASKFNNGYNSKSQYYNHNNKNLNNNFALNGMHQPNQNQILMYSQQLQQQQQQQQRDLNGSSSSHQSKLPMNTTEGLYRTSGQQNLSYPNINHEVSGPATLRDVSNNSPALNNSSFNLLANHMNSLNLNH; encoded by the coding sequence ATGAgtgatatttatattatcattCATATTTCCACAACTTGTGATGATTCGCCGACATTTGTCACTAAGGATTCTTCTGagttaattgaatttgctTGGGAAACAGTCGATAGTGTTACTTTGGACACTGTATATAAAGGATCAAACTTGGTTCGTCCAACAAATACACCTATCACACCTTACTGTTCAAAGATTCATAGAATATCATGGGATAATGTCAAAAATGCTGGGTCTTTTAAAGACGCCATTAcaaaatttgatcaatatgTGCAAGAATACATAATTTCCCAGAAAAAAGAGTTTTCAATTGTGATGTTTGACATTTCCAAGTTGAGAGTTCAATTGGTTCGTGAAGCTAGAGACAAGTCGGTGGTTTTACCTTCGTATCTACAACATCCAAGGATTTTTGATTTACCAAGagaatattcaaattggCAATCTAGCCACCCTGAAACTTTATCATACCCACCAACTTCTTTAactaatattattactgCATTAGAAGTTGATGTTGAGAATATATCTGAATACGTTAACTTGCcaaatttttcttccacaccatcaccatcaaAACCTTCAGCAACTACAACTGCAAATGTAACAGCCATTGACGTTCTTTCCAGCGAAACAGAACCAAATGGTAAAGTTATTGCAAATTTGCATGCCAAAATTGTcaaacaattgatcaaaaaatCTATACCTGTGGAGAATCACCCTAATGTATTCACAAAACCTTATGACTCAGCTCAAGATATCACTGCTTTTACTTCcgaaaaatcaaaagtaCTTTATCTTTCCAATTTACCAAACGATACAACGCAATCGGAATTAGAATCATGGTTCACTCAATATGGTGGAAGACCAGGTGGTTTCTGGACTTTTAAGACTGCAGATGAtagcaacaacagtaaCAACAGTAATAATGGTGGGAAAGGATATCAAAATACGAGAAAATATGGTATTTCAGGGTTTGTGGCTTTTAATACTCATGACGAAGCAGTTGATTGTTTAGCTTTGAATGGGAGAGTGTTGAATGACCGTCCTATTGAAGTGCAAGCATCTTCTAGTAAAGTGTTTGATATGGCTATGGATAAATTGTTATTGACCCTGTTCCCACTTTCAAAGAATAGACCTAGACCCGGAGACTGGACTTGTCTTTCCTGTggattttcaaatttccaGAGAAGAACACATTGTTTCAGGTGTTCCTTTGCCGCTGTGGCGTTTCAAGATGTTTTCAATAACAACCCAAGCAATACCagcaacaataacaatggGATTACCAATGGAATTCGTCGTGGTGTGATTTCACAACCTGGTCAaactaatgataaaattgtgGCAGGGAATATTACCAATTCATCTTACGGTGATCTAACCAAGGGTCCAACAGGCAATATCACGAATCATCTCAACAACTCCGAGGTCAATTTACTGAACAATGTTACTGGCAGTAACAACACTAatcatcataataataattatcacAATAActaccatcatcatcaccatcaccacaacaacagcaacagcaacagcaacaataacaatcaTGGGAGTGGCAATGGTAACAACAATCATGGTCGTTCCCATTACAACAATAGTGTTCCATTTAGAGCTGGCGATTGGAAATGTGAAAATTGTATGTATCACAATTTTGCTAAAAATTTGTGTTGTTTGAAATGTGGTGTTTCTAAACCTGCCATTAACAATCAACAGAACACTACAATTCACTCGGTGAATTCTACTGCTGCCGCTATAGCCGCAGCGACAGCCAGTGGACAAcctttgaatttgaataacAATGCATTTTTGAgtcttcaacaacaacaacaacaacagcagcaatCTCAGTCACAATCGCAAGGACAGCACCATTACAACCAACATTCTCGGAACAATAATGCTTCTGGGGCATCAAAGTTTAACAATGGCTACAACTCAAAGAGCCAATATTACAAtcataataacaaaaatctcaacaacaattttgCTCTCAATGGTATGCATCAACCAAACcagaatcaaattttgatgTATTCACAGCaattgcaacaacaacaacaacaacaacaacgggATTTAAATGGAAGTAGTTCTTCACATCAACTGAAACTTCCAATGAATACTACTGAAGGATTATACAGAACAAGTGGACAACAAAATTTACTGTATCCCAATATTAACCATGAAGTATCAGGACCTGCTACATTGAGAGATGTTTCCAATAATTCACCTGCATTGAATAActcttcttttaatttattggCCAATCATAtgaattcattaaatttaaatcacTAG
- a CDS encoding profilin, putative (Similar to C. albicans PFY1;~Similar to S. cerevisiae PFY1;~Similar to S. pombe CDC3), whose amino-acid sequence MSWQAYTDNLIANGKVDKAALYSRAGDALWAQSGSFELQQPEITEIAKGFDSAEGLQTSGLHVQGQKYFLLRADDRSIYGKHEAEGVICVRTKQTILIAHYPSGVQPGEATTLVEKLADYLINAGY is encoded by the coding sequence ATGTCTTGGCAAGCCTACACTGATAACTTAATTGCTAACGGTAAAGTCGATAAAGCAGCCTTATATTCAAGAGCTGGTGACGCATTATGGGCCCAATCCGGATCATTCGAATTACAACAACCAGAAATTACTGAAATCGCCAAAGGTTTTGATAGTGCTGAAGGTTTACAGACCAGTGGTTTACATGTTCAGGGCCAAAAATACTTTTTGTTAAGAGCTGACGACAGATCAATTTACGGTAAACACGAAGCCGAGGGTGTTATTTGTGTTAGAACTAAACAAACTATTTTGATCGCCCATTATCCGAGTGGTGTTCAACCAGGCGAAGCTACCACtcttgttgaaaaattggccGATTACTTGATCAATGCTGGTTATTAG